A section of the Methanosarcina mazei S-6 genome encodes:
- a CDS encoding FeoA family protein gives MTEIINKTLNMLETGQKARVIQVKGGGSSRKRLLDMGMVPGTVLSVSKKAPLGDPVDFKLKGYNLSLRKKEAEMIIVEQMEG, from the coding sequence ATGACAGAAATCATCAATAAAACCCTGAATATGCTGGAAACAGGACAGAAAGCCCGTGTTATTCAGGTGAAGGGAGGCGGAAGTTCCCGAAAGCGTCTGCTCGATATGGGCATGGTTCCCGGGACTGTTCTCAGTGTTAGCAAAAAAGCCCCGCTGGGAGACCCTGTAGATTTCAAGCTAAAAGGGTACAACCTGTCTCTCAGGAAAAAAGAAGCTGAGATGATAATTGTTGAACAGATGGAGGGTTAA
- a CDS encoding metal-dependent transcriptional regulator, with amino-acid sequence MTTERDEDYLKIIASIVEEKGYAKVKDVAKELELGPSTVTGMFKKLDKEGYINYEKYGGVTLTEKGTEIARKTREKYSMLKEFLMHLGLDEKTAEEDACKIEHILDPKTAKILKKFVEFTDKEDESRIWIEHFRYFVETGKYIYYSPENRDKCPVHGKKTD; translated from the coding sequence ATGACTACAGAAAGAGATGAAGACTACCTGAAAATTATCGCCTCAATTGTGGAAGAAAAAGGATACGCAAAAGTTAAAGATGTAGCGAAAGAGCTTGAACTCGGCCCCTCTACTGTAACAGGTATGTTCAAAAAACTGGATAAAGAAGGCTATATAAATTATGAAAAGTATGGCGGAGTAACCCTTACTGAAAAAGGGACGGAAATCGCCAGAAAGACAAGAGAAAAATACAGCATGCTCAAAGAATTTCTCATGCACCTGGGGCTTGATGAAAAGACGGCAGAAGAAGACGCCTGCAAGATTGAGCACATCCTTGACCCAAAAACTGCGAAAATCCTGAAAAAGTTTGTGGAATTCACGGATAAAGAAGACGAGTCAAGAATCTGGATAGAGCATTTCAGGTATTTTGTCGAGACCGGAAAATATATATATTACTCCCCCGAAAACCGCGACAAATGCCCTGTCCACGGAAAAAAAACGGACTGA
- a CDS encoding ATP-binding cassette domain-containing protein, with amino-acid sequence MALLKVENLRKYYYSGLFKKEVHRAVDGVSFEVEKGETLGLVGRSGCGKSTLGRTVLRLLEPTSGRVLFDEQDISGFKGSSLKSLGTRMQIIFQNPESCLNPRMKVYDAVAEPLRLHRICERSEERGRVRELIEAVSLSEELLFRYPRELSGGQLQRVAIARVLGMNPEFIVADEPTSMLDPLVQAQILSLLKNLQTEYGISFLFISHDMQVIEWMSDRIAFMEEGKIVGFR; translated from the coding sequence ATGGCACTTTTGAAGGTTGAAAACCTGAGAAAGTACTATTATTCGGGACTGTTCAAAAAAGAGGTCCACAGAGCGGTTGATGGGGTCAGTTTTGAGGTTGAGAAAGGGGAAACCCTCGGTCTTGTCGGAAGAAGCGGCTGTGGAAAATCCACACTTGGAAGAACGGTTTTGAGGCTTCTTGAACCAACTTCCGGCAGGGTGCTTTTTGATGAGCAGGACATTTCAGGTTTCAAAGGCAGTTCCCTTAAAAGCCTCGGGACGAGAATGCAGATCATCTTTCAGAACCCGGAATCCTGCCTGAACCCGAGGATGAAGGTCTATGATGCTGTTGCCGAACCTCTGAGGCTCCACAGGATCTGTGAAAGAAGCGAGGAGAGGGGACGGGTGCGGGAGCTGATAGAGGCAGTTTCCCTGAGCGAAGAACTGCTTTTCCGATATCCCAGGGAACTGAGCGGAGGACAGCTCCAGAGGGTTGCAATAGCCAGGGTACTTGGCATGAATCCCGAATTCATAGTTGCAGATGAGCCAACTTCCATGCTTGACCCGCTTGTCCAGGCGCAGATCCTTTCTCTGCTCAAAAACCTGCAAACAGAGTACGGGATCAGCTTTCTATTCATCTCACACGATATGCAGGTAATTGAGTGGATGAGTGATAGAATCGCTTTCATGGAGGAAGGAAAAATTGTCGGTTTCAGGTAA
- the feoB gene encoding ferrous iron transport protein B, which produces MVENKIRVALTGNPNVGKTTIFNAITGARQKVGNWPGVTVEKKIGTKAYGGHVLEIVDLPGTYSLTAYSADEVVARDYILEEKPDVVVQVLDSTNLERNLYLSTQLLEIGTNLILALNMSDLAEKRGEGLNAHALEKLPEVSLIKTTAKESKGINELLDAVISKSGSARPSNNKIEYGEKIEEKIRHLERVLAEDETLMARYPSRWLSIKLLEGDENAHSKLTSSKIEAEVKKFLSGLNTEEYEAEMADKRYEFISKLLPEVSKSHVEIMSGSDMIDKVLTNRYLGIPIFLALMWGMFELTFAFATPFMGIIEMFFGLLAEIVTANIDSPWFSSLLADGIIAGAGSVMLFVPNIFILFFLLALLEDSGYLARAAFIMDRLMYAMGIQGKSFIPMLMGFGCSVPAVMATRTLEDRADRLITMMVTPFMSCGARMPVYVLLAGTFFGKQAGSVIFGIYVLGIIVAIVSAKLFRTIIFKGSPSAFIMELPPYHRPSAVNSFKYMMNQGFLYLKRAGTVIAGGVMVIWLLAYFPQGVEYGSAESYIGSLGKLLEPLVAPLGFDWKIAISLIFGFLAKEVVIGSLGTLYGTGADEGMLSSALAADPIFTPAVALGLMVFTLLYVPCIGAVAVIKKESGSWKWMFFAAAYSTAVAWIMAFLTVKMGNIVFA; this is translated from the coding sequence TTGGTTGAGAATAAGATAAGGGTTGCACTTACAGGAAACCCCAATGTGGGAAAGACGACCATTTTCAATGCCATTACCGGAGCCAGGCAAAAGGTAGGAAACTGGCCAGGGGTAACAGTTGAGAAAAAAATAGGTACAAAGGCATATGGAGGACATGTCCTTGAAATTGTGGACCTTCCCGGCACCTACAGCCTTACAGCCTATTCCGCTGACGAGGTTGTTGCCAGGGATTACATCCTTGAAGAAAAACCTGATGTCGTAGTACAGGTCCTTGACTCGACAAATCTGGAACGCAATCTTTACCTGAGCACCCAGCTTCTGGAAATCGGCACGAACCTTATCCTTGCCCTCAACATGTCCGATCTTGCAGAAAAAAGGGGTGAAGGCTTAAACGCCCATGCGCTTGAGAAATTGCCTGAAGTCTCATTGATAAAAACAACCGCAAAAGAAAGCAAAGGTATCAATGAACTCCTTGACGCAGTCATTTCAAAATCCGGCTCTGCCAGACCTTCCAATAATAAAATAGAGTACGGTGAAAAAATAGAGGAGAAAATCCGACATCTGGAACGGGTTCTGGCTGAAGATGAAACTCTTATGGCCAGGTATCCTTCCAGGTGGTTGAGCATCAAACTGCTGGAAGGGGATGAAAATGCGCACTCAAAGCTAACTTCCTCAAAGATAGAGGCTGAAGTTAAAAAATTCCTTTCCGGCCTGAACACTGAAGAATACGAAGCCGAAATGGCTGATAAGCGTTATGAATTCATAAGCAAGCTCCTTCCTGAGGTGAGTAAGAGCCACGTTGAAATAATGTCAGGCTCGGATATGATTGATAAGGTGCTTACAAACAGGTACCTGGGGATCCCCATATTCCTTGCCCTGATGTGGGGAATGTTTGAGCTGACATTTGCCTTCGCAACCCCTTTCATGGGAATTATTGAGATGTTTTTCGGCCTTCTTGCCGAAATAGTCACTGCAAACATAGATTCACCCTGGTTTTCATCCCTGCTTGCAGATGGGATAATTGCAGGAGCTGGATCTGTCATGCTCTTTGTCCCCAACATCTTCATCCTGTTCTTCCTCCTCGCTTTGCTGGAAGACAGCGGATATCTGGCAAGAGCAGCCTTTATCATGGACAGGCTGATGTATGCGATGGGAATTCAGGGAAAATCATTTATTCCGATGCTCATGGGGTTCGGGTGTTCTGTCCCGGCTGTTATGGCAACCCGTACCCTTGAAGACAGAGCAGACCGCCTTATCACAATGATGGTTACACCATTCATGTCCTGCGGAGCCAGGATGCCTGTTTACGTGCTGCTGGCAGGGACATTTTTCGGTAAACAGGCGGGATCCGTTATCTTCGGGATCTATGTGCTTGGAATTATTGTGGCAATAGTGTCTGCCAAGCTTTTCAGAACCATCATTTTCAAAGGCAGCCCGTCTGCCTTTATAATGGAACTTCCTCCCTACCACAGGCCTTCGGCTGTCAATTCTTTCAAGTACATGATGAACCAGGGCTTCCTTTACCTCAAAAGAGCTGGTACCGTAATTGCTGGAGGAGTGATGGTTATATGGCTGCTTGCATACTTCCCTCAGGGAGTTGAATACGGAAGTGCGGAAAGCTACATCGGCAGCCTCGGGAAACTGCTCGAACCTCTGGTAGCACCTCTGGGTTTTGACTGGAAAATTGCAATTTCCCTCATATTCGGGTTCCTTGCCAAAGAGGTTGTCATAGGCTCCCTGGGAACCCTTTACGGCACAGGAGCAGATGAAGGGATGCTATCTTCGGCGCTTGCCGCAGACCCGATATTTACACCTGCTGTTGCACTCGGGCTTATGGTGTTTACCCTTCTTTACGTTCCCTGCATAGGAGCGGTTGCGGTAATCAAAAAAGAGTCGGGTTCCTGGAAATGGATGTTTTTTGCAGCCGCCTATTCGACAGCTGTGGCATGGATAATGGCATTTTTGACGGTAAAAATGGGAAATATAGTGTTTGCATGA
- a CDS encoding Nudix hydrolase, whose protein sequence is MISEVDMDDNFLGLRARDEFYSGKHIHRASQLILLDPENRILLQKRSPGKFWFPNRYTYSVSGTVADESYEACIAREMLEEIGISVPFRRLFKIPCIRENKGAYHTIFSGRCSEEAASLIRHDLEEATSIEWVELEELHRAVKAEPGNYTPALREGIIKIFKEGCEKYLF, encoded by the coding sequence ATGATAAGTGAAGTTGACATGGACGACAATTTTCTTGGCCTGCGAGCCAGAGATGAGTTTTACTCGGGAAAACACATCCACAGGGCTTCCCAGCTCATTCTCCTTGACCCTGAAAACAGGATTCTCCTGCAGAAAAGGTCGCCAGGAAAATTCTGGTTCCCAAACCGCTATACATACTCTGTCAGCGGTACTGTTGCAGATGAGTCCTACGAAGCCTGCATTGCTCGGGAGATGCTTGAAGAAATAGGGATTTCCGTCCCTTTCAGGAGATTATTCAAGATCCCCTGCATCCGGGAAAACAAAGGGGCTTACCATACCATATTCTCAGGCAGATGCTCGGAAGAGGCTGCAAGCCTTATCCGGCATGACCTGGAAGAAGCTACATCCATTGAGTGGGTGGAACTCGAAGAACTGCACAGGGCTGTTAAAGCAGAGCCCGGCAACTATACTCCCGCCCTCAGGGAAGGAATAATAAAGATCTTTAAAGAAGGGTGCGAAAAATATCTGTTCTGA
- a CDS encoding methyltransferase: protein MEDKDKDTENKARNQTESPVDLMQKPEIDADRFFKLFDSSVQGLRQCRLISAAFELGVFKALEVPLSAGALAEKIGCDPALMPHFCEALHSLGLLDRFEEGISEEKENAQIAVKGTGEAEGKEKPGDEPGDRIKNDGAVYFVSELSATYLPGNSPFSQKHYLAERIRNVERWSRLPQIMRQGPDIVEKGPFFGEVVHCMAENARCGLLQETVRVVMENVDFTNVKKFLDLGGGHGLYSIALTSLNENLQAFVFDLPPVTSETRYFIDKYGASRVDIIPGDFFKDDIGSDYDVIFSSFNPGGKVPSLIPKIAGALKPEGVFITRQVPDESMKSSPLMSLDWNLWTFEDVKKGSSGYSFENSVPFSEYIDMLGNHGLEVFRALDMTDGSRIVFAWKVT from the coding sequence ATGGAAGACAAAGACAAGGATACGGAAAATAAAGCTCGGAATCAGACTGAGTCACCTGTTGACCTGATGCAGAAGCCTGAGATAGATGCCGACAGATTTTTCAAGCTGTTTGACTCCTCTGTCCAGGGCCTCAGGCAGTGCAGGCTCATTTCTGCAGCTTTTGAGCTTGGAGTTTTTAAAGCCCTTGAAGTCCCTTTGTCCGCAGGGGCTCTGGCTGAAAAAATTGGCTGTGACCCTGCGCTCATGCCTCATTTCTGCGAGGCACTGCATAGCCTCGGGCTACTTGACAGGTTTGAGGAAGGGATAAGCGAAGAAAAGGAAAACGCGCAGATTGCAGTAAAGGGCACAGGAGAAGCCGAAGGGAAAGAAAAACCCGGAGACGAACCCGGTGACAGAATAAAAAATGACGGCGCAGTGTATTTTGTCTCGGAGCTCAGTGCAACTTATCTTCCTGGAAACTCTCCGTTTTCCCAGAAGCACTACCTTGCCGAAAGGATAAGAAATGTAGAGCGCTGGTCCCGCCTTCCTCAGATTATGAGACAGGGACCTGATATTGTTGAGAAAGGGCCTTTTTTCGGGGAAGTTGTACACTGCATGGCTGAAAACGCACGCTGTGGGCTTCTTCAGGAAACTGTCAGGGTTGTCATGGAAAACGTTGATTTTACAAATGTCAAAAAGTTTCTTGACCTTGGAGGAGGGCACGGGCTTTATTCAATTGCTCTGACAAGCCTGAACGAGAACCTTCAGGCTTTTGTTTTCGACCTCCCACCGGTTACCAGCGAAACAAGATATTTCATAGATAAGTATGGGGCTTCAAGGGTGGACATAATTCCGGGTGACTTTTTTAAAGATGATATCGGAAGCGATTATGACGTTATATTCTCTTCCTTTAACCCTGGAGGAAAGGTGCCTTCCCTTATTCCAAAAATTGCCGGAGCCTTAAAGCCGGAAGGGGTTTTCATAACAAGGCAGGTTCCTGATGAAAGCATGAAATCCAGCCCTCTCATGAGCCTTGACTGGAACCTCTGGACTTTTGAAGATGTTAAAAAAGGAAGTTCCGGCTACAGTTTCGAAAACAGCGTTCCTTTCAGTGAATACATAGATATGCTGGGGAATCACGGGCTTGAAGTTTTTCGTGCCCTTGACATGACGGACGGGTCAAGAATCGTATTTGCATGGAAAGTGACCTGA
- the nikB gene encoding nickel ABC transporter permease, with the protein MWEYIAKRLAMVSIVIAGVTLVAFSAMYLAPGDPAEVIALERYGEDLSTDQIETVREAEGLDSPVHVQYLIWLGHLLRLDLGKSLVTSEDVLDEILHKLPATAELAIASLLISLLIALPAGILSALRKNTFLDRGCMFVSLLGVSIPNFWLGLLLIWLFALTLHMLPSFGYGSLKHFVLPALTLGTSMAAVTARLTRASLLEVMGQEYIVAARARGLDERTVLFRHALKNALLPVVTFAGMQLGYLLGGAVVVETIFSWPGIGKLLVDSIFARDFSMIQGCVLFIAVLFSLSSLAVDLLYAVLDPRIRYDRHD; encoded by the coding sequence ATGTGGGAATACATAGCAAAGCGTCTTGCAATGGTCTCCATTGTAATCGCGGGAGTTACGCTTGTAGCATTTTCTGCGATGTACCTTGCTCCCGGAGACCCTGCGGAGGTTATTGCCCTTGAAAGGTACGGTGAAGACCTGAGCACGGACCAGATCGAAACCGTGAGGGAGGCAGAAGGACTTGATTCCCCCGTGCATGTGCAGTACCTTATATGGCTCGGGCACCTGCTGAGGCTTGACCTTGGAAAATCGCTTGTGACATCGGAAGATGTCCTTGACGAAATCCTCCATAAACTGCCTGCCACTGCTGAACTTGCAATTGCCAGCCTGCTGATTTCCCTCCTTATAGCCCTGCCAGCCGGGATCCTGAGTGCGCTCCGGAAAAACACCTTTCTTGACAGAGGCTGCATGTTTGTTTCTCTTCTGGGGGTTTCCATCCCGAACTTCTGGCTCGGGCTCCTCCTGATCTGGCTTTTTGCCCTGACGCTTCACATGCTCCCGAGTTTCGGTTACGGGAGTCTCAAGCATTTTGTCCTCCCTGCCCTGACCCTTGGCACTTCAATGGCTGCTGTTACTGCAAGGCTGACTCGCGCAAGCCTTCTTGAGGTTATGGGGCAGGAATACATTGTGGCTGCCCGGGCAAGGGGGCTTGACGAACGTACGGTCCTTTTCAGGCACGCTCTGAAGAACGCCCTTCTTCCGGTTGTCACATTTGCAGGGATGCAGCTGGGTTACCTTCTGGGAGGAGCAGTGGTTGTGGAGACTATCTTCTCCTGGCCGGGAATTGGAAAACTCCTTGTCGACTCGATTTTTGCGCGGGACTTCTCCATGATCCAGGGCTGCGTCCTCTTTATAGCAGTGCTATTTTCCCTATCCAGCCTGGCAGTTGACCTCCTCTATGCAGTGCTTGACCCGAGGATAAGATATGACAGACATGATTGA
- a CDS encoding FeoA family protein, giving the protein MPAQMPLTMLQEGKGCRISEVRAGAELRRRLIEMGFTPSSSVRLIGCERGNLLVNVNGARYALGKGMAMKIMVEPDSFEGAEIG; this is encoded by the coding sequence TTGCCCGCACAGATGCCTCTTACAATGCTCCAGGAAGGAAAAGGCTGCCGGATCAGCGAAGTTCGAGCAGGTGCTGAGCTCAGGAGAAGATTAATAGAGATGGGATTCACACCCTCGTCTTCTGTCCGGCTTATAGGGTGCGAGAGAGGAAATCTGCTTGTTAATGTAAACGGAGCCAGATACGCCCTTGGAAAAGGAATGGCTATGAAAATCATGGTAGAGCCGGATTCATTTGAAGGTGCGGAAATTGGTTGA
- the nikC gene encoding nickel ABC transporter permease subunit NikC, which translates to MTDMIEKTEITEKAYLAEKRLGIAEFRNNRLAVSGLLLIVVLCILSLFAPEIAPHDPFVQRLDSRLLSPSQEYPFGTDELGRCIFSRVIYGTRISLGIGILVVAATSVAGTAIGLLSGYSGGLLDEALMRGVDIVMAFPNIILALVIAGLMGPGFFSVVLALAVTQWPAYARLVRGQVLSLRKRAFVEAARALRPSDFYIIRKHILPNCMEPVIVLATLEIAHVIIFASALSFLGLGIQPPVPEWGSMLKAGIPYLRTAPHLTFFPGLMIIFTVFAFNFAGDGLRDSLGQPENQEVLAR; encoded by the coding sequence ATGACAGACATGATTGAGAAAACAGAGATTACCGAAAAAGCGTACCTGGCTGAAAAAAGGCTGGGAATCGCAGAGTTCCGGAATAACAGGCTTGCGGTTTCAGGCCTCCTGCTTATCGTCGTTCTCTGCATTCTGTCTCTATTTGCTCCTGAAATTGCCCCTCACGATCCCTTTGTCCAGAGGCTTGACAGCAGGCTTCTTTCCCCTTCCCAGGAATATCCTTTCGGAACAGATGAGCTTGGGCGCTGCATTTTTTCAAGGGTCATCTACGGCACGCGAATCTCACTTGGCATAGGAATCCTTGTAGTTGCAGCAACGTCTGTTGCAGGCACGGCTATCGGGCTGCTTTCGGGGTACAGCGGAGGACTGCTCGATGAAGCTTTAATGAGAGGAGTGGATATCGTGATGGCTTTTCCCAATATCATCCTCGCACTTGTGATTGCAGGGCTGATGGGTCCGGGTTTTTTCAGTGTTGTACTTGCCCTTGCCGTTACCCAGTGGCCTGCCTATGCCAGGCTTGTGCGCGGGCAGGTCCTGTCCCTCAGGAAGAGAGCTTTTGTGGAGGCGGCAAGGGCTCTCAGGCCTTCGGATTTTTACATAATAAGAAAACACATCCTTCCAAACTGCATGGAACCCGTAATCGTGCTTGCGACCCTTGAGATCGCACATGTCATAATCTTCGCTTCAGCCCTGAGCTTTCTTGGACTGGGGATCCAGCCTCCGGTCCCTGAATGGGGCTCAATGCTAAAAGCCGGTATCCCGTATCTCCGTACCGCCCCACACCTCACATTTTTCCCGGGGTTGATGATTATATTCACGGTCTTTGCATTCAATTTTGCAGGAGACGGCTTAAGGGACAGCCTAGGGCAGCCTGAAAACCAGGAGGTGCTCGCAAGGTGA
- a CDS encoding ABC transporter ATP-binding protein — protein sequence MSFPVLTVEDLNVSFKTSKGVVKANEGVSLEVREGEILGLIGETGCGKTTFGKAILRLLSGKVKLEGKIVYRGTDILALPEKEMRRFRGKEIGIMLQNPSACLNPVLSAGRQIAEIYRYHEGMGKKEAEKKAGEMLELVGISSLRKDDYPHQFSGGMLQRVMVAIGLALRPGLLIADEPTKGLDTDTKLQIAELIVGLVRKENASMLLVTHDLELAGRLADRIAVMYAGEIVEIGKAEEVISNPGHPYTCDLLHSLPGKGLKAVSGQIPSLVSPPSGCRYHPRCSCRFEACLQVRPELLKNEGGRFIRCLLSGKEWKTENTADSPIREQPAFSCTEEETWHF from the coding sequence GTGAGTTTTCCTGTTCTCACAGTAGAAGACCTGAATGTTTCTTTCAAAACCTCAAAAGGGGTTGTAAAAGCCAATGAGGGTGTCTCCCTTGAGGTGAGAGAGGGAGAGATTTTAGGGCTTATAGGGGAAACCGGTTGCGGAAAAACCACCTTCGGGAAAGCTATTTTGAGACTGCTCTCAGGAAAAGTGAAACTTGAAGGAAAAATAGTTTACAGGGGTACGGATATCCTTGCCCTTCCCGAAAAGGAAATGCGGCGGTTTCGGGGAAAGGAAATAGGGATAATGCTCCAGAACCCTTCAGCCTGCCTCAACCCTGTCCTTTCTGCAGGCAGGCAGATTGCGGAAATTTACCGCTACCATGAAGGCATGGGAAAAAAGGAAGCTGAAAAAAAAGCCGGAGAGATGCTCGAGCTTGTGGGAATAAGCTCTTTGAGGAAAGATGACTACCCCCACCAGTTCAGCGGAGGGATGCTTCAGAGGGTTATGGTTGCGATAGGTCTTGCCCTGAGGCCCGGACTCCTGATCGCAGATGAGCCTACAAAGGGGCTTGACACGGATACAAAACTGCAGATAGCAGAACTGATTGTCGGGCTTGTGCGCAAAGAAAACGCTTCCATGCTCCTTGTCACACACGACCTTGAACTTGCTGGCAGGCTTGCAGACAGGATTGCAGTCATGTATGCAGGAGAAATTGTTGAAATCGGAAAGGCGGAAGAAGTTATTTCCAATCCCGGGCACCCTTACACCTGTGACCTGCTTCATTCCCTTCCGGGCAAAGGGTTAAAGGCTGTTTCAGGGCAGATCCCCAGCCTCGTTTCTCCTCCATCGGGCTGCAGGTACCATCCGCGCTGCAGTTGTCGGTTTGAGGCATGCTTACAGGTCCGTCCGGAACTTCTTAAAAATGAGGGCGGGCGCTTTATCCGCTGCCTTCTTTCCGGAAAGGAGTGGAAAACCGAAAATACAGCTGATTCTCCCATCAGGGAACAGCCTGCCTTCAGCTGTACGGAGGAAGAGACATGGCACTTTTGA
- the amrS gene encoding AmmeMemoRadiSam system radical SAM enzyme, with the protein MIKEAMFYEKIGDDKVHCSLCAHRCKIASGKRGFCGVRENRNGDLYSLIYGTVSSEAIDPVEKKPLYHFFPGSYVYSVGTIGCNFRCKHCQNWSISQVCLEDAYTKDILPEELVERALLSDSKSIAWTYNEPTIWHEYTYESAKLAKEAGLGTIYVTNGYMTPESLKHIAPYLDAANIDIKAFNEKFYHDIASAKLAPVLEASALAKELGIHVEITTLIIPGVNDSLDELRELSKWVYKNLGPDTPLHFTRFHPQYKMQDLSPTPVKTMENACKIATEEGMKYVYMGNVPGSDRNNTFCPNCGKMLILRGYFDVEKYEITPEKTCPACGENIPIAGEYGGSKHLPDDDRF; encoded by the coding sequence GTGATAAAGGAAGCCATGTTCTACGAAAAGATCGGAGACGATAAAGTACACTGCAGTCTCTGTGCCCACAGGTGCAAAATTGCGTCCGGAAAGAGAGGCTTTTGCGGGGTCAGGGAAAACAGGAACGGAGACCTTTACTCTCTTATTTACGGTACTGTTTCAAGCGAAGCTATAGACCCTGTGGAAAAGAAGCCGCTTTACCATTTCTTTCCGGGTTCCTATGTTTATTCGGTAGGTACTATAGGGTGCAATTTCCGCTGTAAGCACTGCCAGAACTGGTCAATCTCTCAGGTCTGCCTGGAAGACGCATACACAAAAGACATTCTTCCGGAAGAGCTTGTGGAAAGAGCCCTTTTATCAGACTCGAAGTCCATTGCTTGGACATATAACGAGCCTACTATCTGGCACGAGTATACCTATGAGAGTGCAAAACTGGCAAAAGAAGCGGGTCTGGGTACTATTTACGTAACAAACGGTTATATGACTCCCGAATCGCTAAAACATATCGCTCCTTATCTGGATGCAGCCAACATCGATATTAAAGCTTTCAACGAAAAGTTCTATCACGATATTGCCAGTGCAAAACTGGCTCCCGTGCTTGAAGCTTCAGCTCTTGCAAAGGAGCTGGGGATCCATGTGGAGATAACGACCCTGATTATTCCCGGAGTAAATGATTCTCTTGACGAGCTAAGGGAACTTTCAAAATGGGTCTATAAAAACCTCGGTCCAGATACCCCCCTGCATTTTACGCGCTTCCATCCGCAGTACAAGATGCAGGACCTTTCCCCGACACCTGTAAAAACTATGGAGAATGCCTGTAAAATCGCAACCGAAGAGGGGATGAAATATGTCTATATGGGCAATGTCCCTGGAAGTGACCGCAACAATACTTTCTGTCCCAACTGCGGCAAAATGTTGATCCTGCGGGGCTATTTTGATGTAGAAAAGTACGAAATCACCCCTGAAAAGACCTGCCCTGCCTGTGGAGAGAATATCCCCATTGCTGGAGAATACGGAGGCTCAAAACACTTGCCGGATGATGACAGGTTTTGA
- a CDS encoding FeoC-like transcriptional regulator: MVLGYMYVLKQIAEVENKGNMSFNEISGHLKMSTQQLRGLLEIMERMGHIEKVTDNSSVLSSSCPGSCKNCGCCGFLEKPTVSTGTVYRLTEKGKRVCHSQTG; encoded by the coding sequence ATGGTACTCGGATACATGTATGTGTTAAAACAGATAGCGGAAGTGGAAAATAAAGGCAATATGTCTTTCAATGAGATATCGGGACATTTGAAAATGAGTACGCAGCAGCTTAGAGGCTTACTCGAAATAATGGAAAGAATGGGACATATTGAAAAAGTTACGGACAACAGTTCCGTCTTATCCTCTTCCTGTCCCGGCTCCTGCAAAAACTGTGGATGTTGCGGGTTTTTAGAAAAACCCACCGTTTCAACAGGCACGGTTTACAGGCTGACCGAGAAGGGAAAAAGAGTCTGTCACAGCCAGACCGGCTAA